The Mesorhizobium sp. INR15 region TTCAGCGCATCAAGGAATCGCGAACCACATCCCGTCGAAGGCCGCCCGCTGCCTTGGCGTGAAATCTGGTTGATGACGCATCCCAACCCATCTCGCTCGTGTCGCGACGGATTGAGCGTAGCATCTCGGGGCTGGAACGGATGTCCGTTCCAGCCGAGGTCAGGCCAAGAGGAAGATAACTTTAGCGCAGGACGCGGCAGCGGCCGTTGTACACCATCCAGCGGTCGAAGCCCGAAACACAGAATTCGACGTTGTCGCCGATCGAGGCGAAGCCCTGCCCCTCCTCGATCAGGTACCAGATGGTGCGGGCGCGGCCATCGGAAAGGCTGACGGTCGCACCGCAATAGCGACGTCCGATCGGCCAGGTTTCGTTGGCCGGCAGATAGCGGTGCTGATGAATGCGCTGGAAGTCGGTGATCTGCACATCCGGCAGATGCGGCACATGGTGCACCTGATAGGAGAAGCGGCTGGTGATCTTGTTGAGCACCCAAGGCTGGCCACAGACGCCGCCATCATCGTTGGAATAGACGGCGAGATCGGCGGCGTGCACCGCCTGCGTGACGCCGAGCGGAGCAGCAAGCGGGGTGCAGAAGGCGAGCAGGGCGGCAAGAGCGGATTTGGCGAAGCGAGTCATGGCAGCCTCTATGATCTGGTCCGCGCACTGTGAGGATTCGCAGGGTTGCGGTCAAGCGGTAGCGCACTAGCGATGGTTGCCTATATCGGAAACGATTCCAGCCAGCCAGGATTTCGCGCGCCGACCTAAAGCGAAGCGGTGCGGCGGAACACGCTGAACTGAAATGACTGAGTTGCTCCCCAAGGCGTCACATGAACATGATTTTGCGCGCCAATCAGCTCGAATCCTTGTCCGAGCGTCTGGCCGAGGCTCGCCGCATCGTAGCGTACGATAGGCAAGCCGCTGCAACGCTCGGGTCCGTCCGGTGCAAAGGTCGCGATAATTGCGTGGCCTCCTTCCTTCACAGCCCGCCTCATACGGACGAGATACGCGGTACGATCCTGTCCGTCGGTGAGGAAATGAAACGCCGCCCTGTCATGCCAAACATCAAAGGTTTGCAAGGGCTGCCACTCCGTTGCGTCGGCGACAAGCCAATCCACCTTTGCGGCCCGCGCGCCCAGACGGTTCTTCGCTGCCGAAAGGGCGGCCTCGGAAACATCCAGCACAGCAACGTGTTCAAAGCCCCGATCGAGCAGGCCATCGACCAATCGCGACGCGCCGCCGCCAATGTCTATGACAGAGACATCCTTCGTTGGCGCGACCCCGGCGATCAGATCCAGCGAAAGATCCGGGTTTTCCTCGAACCAGCTGACTTCGGCCTCGGCCTTTTTGGTATAGACGCCCTGCCAATGGGCCTGTCGGCTCTCGGTCACGGCGCCAGCTCCCCCGCCAGCCAATTCAGCGTCCAGTCGGCCGGCCGACCAACGACGAGCAACCTGTGCAAGGCCGGCAGCAGCGTGCGCAGTTCGCCTTCGAGGGTAAAGGGCGGGTTGACCACCACAAGGCCGCTGCCATCAAGGCTAGGCTCTCGCGACGACGGCCTGATCTCGAACTCGATATCGAGCACCCTCGGAATGCCTGTCTCCTTGAGGGCTTTGCGGAAAGCGATCACCGCCTTGCGGTCCTTGATCGGATACCACAGCGCATAGATACCGCTTGGCCAGCGCTTGTGCGCCTTGACCAACCCGTCGACGAGACGGCCGAACTCCCCCTCTTCCTCGAAAGGCGGATCGATGAGGACAAGGCCGCGCTTCTCCTTAGGCGGAAGATGCGCACCAAGCGCCAGCCAGCCGTCGAGTTCGATCACCCTGGCCTGAAAATCACCATCGAACTCCGCCTTCAGCTTCGCGGCGTCCTTCGGGTGCAGTTCGATCGCCGACAGCCGGTCCTGCTTGCGCATGAGGTGCCGGGCAATCAGCGGCGAGCCTGGATATTTTTTCACGCCGCCATCGGGATTGAGCGCTCGCACCGCATCGAGATAGGGAGCCAGAAGCGCAGCCGCGAGCTTGCCCAATTGGGCGTCGACAAGCCGGCCGATGCCGCCCTGCCATTCGCCTGTTTTCTGCGCCTCGACCGAAGACAGATCGTAGCGGCCAATGCCGGAATGGGTGTCGATGACGCGAAACGCCTTGTCCTTCTGCTTCAGATATTCGAGCAGGCGCGTCAGCACGACATGCTTGACGACATCGGCGAAATTTCCTGCGTGATAGGCGTGACGATAGTTCAAGTTGACCCCCTGCCCCAGCGCGGTGGAGGCGGCTGCGAATTCGGATTTTCCGGACGGCCACCACCTCCGCCGAAACGGAACGCCAGCACCAGGCCGATCAGACCGATTGCCATCAGCGAGAAACCCACCGGCCGCGCGCGCCGGTCTACCTCACCCGCGCCGGAGCGCAAGATGAGATCGACCGTCCGCATCGGTATGCTCTCGGCATCGCCCGGCCCAACGATGAACGTATAGGCGCCGTCAGTGACATCGGTGATCAGACCGGCTTCGTCGCGGAAGATCTTGTCCGGCAGTTGCGGGCTCGCCTCGCGTGGATCGGAGTGATTGAACCGCAGCGTATCGGCGAGAACAGTGCGGCCACCGGTGCCAGCGGTGATGGTCAACACGGCGCGTTGCTGGGAAACGATGCGCTCGGCCCTGGCGGTGAGGTCGACCAGGACACGCACGGGTGCATCACCAGCCTTCAATGACACAGTCGCCGGCTTGAACCTGCCTTGCTCATAGACGCGCCAGCTGCCGATCTCGTGGCCGGAGAAATTGGCCATCGCAAAGGGATAGACGACGCCAATACCGGCGCCGGCAAGCAGGATGAGCAGAAAGAGAGCGCGCATCGGATGGTCCCTTGCAACTATCTGGCATTGCCGCCGTCGCGGATGCGTTCCTTGGCCGAAGTGAGCCTTGCTACGCCTTGCGCTCCCAGCGGCGGTCGGACGTCTGCTGCCAATAAGTGACAGCGTGGCCGGCGTCCTTCATCGTCTTCCAGTGCGTACGCGCCGCGGCGACCTGGCCGCTGTCGTGACCATCGAACAGGAACACGGCACGCTCGTACGCGCCGAGGTCCGAGGGTGACGCACCGTCGACAAGGAAGCGGATCTTGGCGTCATTCGGGTTGCCGTCACCGGTGGTCAGCAGAACCGGCTGATCCTCGGAATGGGGTTCGCGATCGGTCGCGTGCGCCAGGAACGAATCATCGCGGAAGGTCCACAGGTGCTGATCGAGCGCATCGCGCCGCTCCTCGGTGCCGGTTTGCACGACCGCGCGCCAACCGCGATCAACGCTGCGCTCGAGAAGGCCGGGAAGGGCATCCTCGAGCGTTGATTCGGTCATGTGGTAGAAGAGGACGTCGGTCATGGTCGCGCCTTGAAGTTCCTCACCCCTCGTAGTTGTCGCGCACCAACCGATCAAGCAGCCTGACGCCGAAGCCCGAGCCCCATGACTGGTTGATCTCGTTCGACGGCGAGCCCATCGCGGTGCCGGCGATATCAAGATGCGCCCAGGGCGTATCCTTGACGAAGCGCTGCAGGAATTGCGCGGCGATGATGGCGCCACCGTAGCGGCCGCCAATGTTTTTCATGTCGGCATTCTTGGAATCGATCAACTTGTCGTATTCGGCGCCAAGCGGCATGCGCCACAAACGCTCCTGCGTCGCTTGCCCGGCCGCCGTCAGCCGCTCAGCCAGTTCGTCATTGTTGGAGAACAGGCCGGCATAGTGCTGGCCGAGCGCCACCATGATGGCGCCAGTCAGCGTGGCCAGGTTGACCATGAATTTAGGCTGGAAACGGTCGTTGCAATACCAGAGCGCGTCCGCCAGCACGAGACGGCCCTCGGCGTCGGTGTTGAGCACCTCGATGGTCTGCCCCGACATCGAAGTGACAATATCGCCGGGCCGCTGCGCATGGCCATCGACGGCATTTTCGACCAGCCCGATGATGCCGACGACGTTGGCCTTGGCCTTGCGCGCGGCCAGCGCGTGCATGAGCCCTGTCACCGCTGCCGCGCCACCCATGTCGCCCTTCATGTCTTCCATGCCCGATGCCGGCTTTATCGAATTGCCGCCGGTGTCGAACGTGACGCCCTTGCCTACGAAAGCGACTGGACTGTCCTTGGCCTTGCCTCCGTTCCACTGCATGACAGCCATACGGGCCCCACGCGGCGAGCCCTGGGCGACCCCAAGCAGCGAGCCCATGCCGAGTTTTTTCATCTCCTTCTCGGCCAGAATCTCGACCTTGACGCCGAGCGCTTCCAACGCCTTGGCCTGCGCGGCAAATTCCACTGGTCCAAGCACGTTTGCCGGCTCATTGACCAGGTCACGGGCCAGAAGCACGCCGTCGACCACGGCTTCCATGTCGGCAAAGGCCTTTTTCGCGGCAGCCGGATCCGCGGTCAGGATGGTCACCTTGGCGGGCCTTTTCGCGTCTCCCTTGGTGTCGTCCTTGTCCTTCTTCGTCTTGTACTTGTCGAAGACATAGCTGCGCAAAAGAATGCCCGCGGCCAGATTTGCCGCGTCCTTCCCACTTGGCGAAGCACCGACAATTTCGAGTACCACAGCCACGTCCGTGGCCTTGCGCAATGACGCCGCGATGGTGCCGCCAAGTTTCATCCAGGCGTATTCATCGAGCCCCGAGACCTTGCCGGCGCCGACTGCCACCAGCCTGTCGAGCGATGTGCCTTCCGGCGCCAGGATTTCGACGACACTGCCAAGCTTGGCAGTGAATTCGGCGATGGGAAAAGCCCGCTCAAGTGTTTTTGCCGGGTCGCATGCCTTTGCCGTCTCGCCCAGGCCGCCGTCATCAGCCGGTAGCACGAAAACGCTGCCCTTTTTCGGTGCGGCAAATTTAGCGAAGGCGATCGAAGGTCTCGAAGTCATTATGTCCTGCTTTCGGGGAGTGGCGCTAATGCACGATGAAGCGGCTTTCAAGATCGCGCGACATTTGGTCGTTTTCCAGCATTTGGCAAGACTTTGCCGAGATCGCACCCCATATGGCGGATGGAATCGATGGCGATTCGTCGCGGAACGGCCCCGCTTCCTGCCGCAACCTGTTGTTAACCATCGATGTTCGCCGTTTATTATCCATTGCCGCCGACACTCCAGGTCATCGGGGCGCGTGATATGGAACGGGAGCCAGATCGAGCCGCCCATGAAAACCGCCGATGGAACCAGTTGTGCGGGCGTCGCCGGACGGCTACCTTGTCAGGTGGCATGATGCCGTTCGAGAAAATCGAGAAAAGCCTTCATGAAGGTCGTTGAACGCTACATCATGCGCCGCGCTTTCGTGGTCTTCCTGGCAGCGCTTGTCTGGACATTGGCCATCGTGTGGACGACGCAGGTGTTGGCCAAGATCAACCTTGTCACCGACAGCGGCCAGTCAGCCTTTACCTTCTTCGAAGTCGCCGGCCTCATTCTCCCTTCGATCGTCCCGATCGTCGTGCCCTTTGCCTTGGTCGTGGCCGTGGCCCAGACGCTTAGCACCATGAACTCGGATTCCGAGCTCGCCGTCGTCAACGCGGCCGGCGCCTCGCGCTGGACGATCGTGCGGCCGATCATGCTTCTGGCACTCGCGGCCGCGGTCTTTTCCTTCGCCGTCGACAACGGAATTGATCCCTATGCGCGCCAGAAAAACCGCGCTTTGATCGCGTCGTCGCGCGCGGACCTGTTGTCGCTGATCATTCAGGAAGGCACGTTCCGCAAGATCGAAGAAGGCCTGTTCCTGCAGATCGGCGAGCGGCTTCCCGAGAACCGGCTGGGTGGCATCTTTGTCGCCGATTCGCGCGAAGAGGGCGTCAATCTCGTCTACTACGCCAAGACCGGAAGCATCATCGAACGCGCCGGCGAGAAGGTGCTGATGATGAATGACGGCGTCATCCATCGCAAAACGTTGACCGGTGATCTGTCGGTCATCCGGTTCACCTCCTATGCCTTCGATATGTCCGCCTTCATGTCGGCGGCTTCCGCGGTGACGCTGATGCCGAAGGACCAGACGACCCAATATCTGCTCAATCCGAGCCCCAACGACAAGAATTACCAGCAAAGTCCGAACGAGTACCTAGCCGAGGTCAACCAGCGTTTTTCGGAATGGACATATTCGCTGGTCTTCGCGCTGATCGCGCTGGCGGTCGCGGGAGATGCGCGCTCGCATCGTGAAGCACGCGTCAATCCGCTGATAACGGCCATCACCATATCGCTGTTCGTGCGCTGGCTTGGGTTCTTTGCCGCCAGCAAGGCCGACGACGTGCCGCAATACGCCTATATGGTTTATGGTATTCCCATCGTCGCATCGGCGGTGGCGATCTGGTTCATCGTCTCAAACCGCACTATGGAACTGCCGGTGGCCTGGGCAGACGGGATGACCAATCTGACTGCCCGCATGGGTGACGGCTGGAACGCCATCAAGGCGCGTTTGTTTGGGCGTGGCGCATCCGGGCAAGGGGTCAGCTGATGGGCTGGACGCTGGGCCGATATTTTTTCTTCCGCTACGTGACAATCACGTTCTGGTTCTTCATCGGCCTGCTGGCGCTGGTGTTCCTGATCGATTTCACCGAGTTGTCCGGCCGCACAACCGGCCTGCCCGGTTTCACCTATGGGACAGCGGTGGCCATTTCCGCGCTCAGGATACCGATGATCATGCTGCAGACAGTGCCGTTTGTCGGCCTTTTCTCCGCCATGGCGACGCTGGTCTCACTCAATCGAAGATATGAACTGGTCATCGCCCGTTCCGCCGGCGTTTCCGCGTGGCAGTTTCTGTTGCCATGCTGCATCGGTGCACTGCTGTTCGGCGCCTTGTCGGTCGGTGTCATCAACCCGCTCGCCGCGCATGCCTTTTCCTTGTCCGAGCAGATCGAGACCGAGCTGCGTTCCGGCAAATCCAACACCGTTTCGGCTGATGCAGCACCCTGGATTCGGCAGAAAACCAGTTCCGGCGACACCATCATCGGCGCACGCGCCATCCTGAACCAGGGTCTGGAGATGGCCGACGCCGTCTTCTTCATTCTCGATGCGCAAGGCAACATCGTTGAACGCAAGGACGCGGCGCGGGCTTTCCTGCGCGACGGTTATTGGGATTTGCAGGACGTAAAGACCTTCAAGGATGGCATCATCAAGCCTGCGGCAAACGATCGCGTGCCAACCAATCTCAAACCGGAATTCGTGCAGGAGCGGCTGGCGCGCCCGGAAACCATTCCGTTCTATGACCTGCCCGGCAAGATCGAGGTTGCCCGCTCCTTCGGCCTGAAGGCGGATGCCTTCGCCATGCAGTTTGATTCTCTGGTGGCGTTGCCGTTCCTTCTCGTCGCCATGACGCTGATTGCGGCAACAGTTTCAATGCGATTTGCCAGGATGGGACAATCCGCGACGATGATTCTGGGTGGCATCATCGCTGGCTTTCTGCTTTATGTCGTTTCGGTGCTGGTGAAGGCGTTCGGCGTGGCGGGATTCGTGCCTACTGTCGTGGCTGCCTGGGTGCCGGTTATAGTAGCTATGTTCTTCGGGGTGACTTTCCTGCTATACAAGGAAGACGGCTAGTGAGGGAGGCGTTTTTGCCCAGCAATAGGCAGGCCCGTTTGGCGCGCCTCTATGCGGCGACCGCCTTGGCGTGCCTGTTCGCCTGCGCCGCCCCGGCGGCCCCTGCGTTTGCGCAGCAAGTCGGTGATTTGGGAGCCAAGGTTCCAGACGGCACGCAGATGCTGCTCGCCGCCGATACGCTTGTCTACAACAACGACAACCAGACGGTGACCGCCGTCGGCGCCGTGCAGATAGACTACGGCG contains the following coding sequences:
- a CDS encoding DNA polymerase III subunit chi, with the protein product MTDVLFYHMTESTLEDALPGLLERSVDRGWRAVVQTGTEERRDALDQHLWTFRDDSFLAHATDREPHSEDQPVLLTTGDGNPNDAKIRFLVDGASPSDLGAYERAVFLFDGHDSGQVAAARTHWKTMKDAGHAVTYWQQTSDRRWERKA
- a CDS encoding leucyl aminopeptidase, with the protein product MTSRPSIAFAKFAAPKKGSVFVLPADDGGLGETAKACDPAKTLERAFPIAEFTAKLGSVVEILAPEGTSLDRLVAVGAGKVSGLDEYAWMKLGGTIAASLRKATDVAVVLEIVGASPSGKDAANLAAGILLRSYVFDKYKTKKDKDDTKGDAKRPAKVTILTADPAAAKKAFADMEAVVDGVLLARDLVNEPANVLGPVEFAAQAKALEALGVKVEILAEKEMKKLGMGSLLGVAQGSPRGARMAVMQWNGGKAKDSPVAFVGKGVTFDTGGNSIKPASGMEDMKGDMGGAAAVTGLMHALAARKAKANVVGIIGLVENAVDGHAQRPGDIVTSMSGQTIEVLNTDAEGRLVLADALWYCNDRFQPKFMVNLATLTGAIMVALGQHYAGLFSNNDELAERLTAAGQATQERLWRMPLGAEYDKLIDSKNADMKNIGGRYGGAIIAAQFLQRFVKDTPWAHLDIAGTAMGSPSNEINQSWGSGFGVRLLDRLVRDNYEG
- the lptF gene encoding LPS export ABC transporter permease LptF translates to MKVVERYIMRRAFVVFLAALVWTLAIVWTTQVLAKINLVTDSGQSAFTFFEVAGLILPSIVPIVVPFALVVAVAQTLSTMNSDSELAVVNAAGASRWTIVRPIMLLALAAAVFSFAVDNGIDPYARQKNRALIASSRADLLSLIIQEGTFRKIEEGLFLQIGERLPENRLGGIFVADSREEGVNLVYYAKTGSIIERAGEKVLMMNDGVIHRKTLTGDLSVIRFTSYAFDMSAFMSAASAVTLMPKDQTTQYLLNPSPNDKNYQQSPNEYLAEVNQRFSEWTYSLVFALIALAVAGDARSHREARVNPLITAITISLFVRWLGFFAASKADDVPQYAYMVYGIPIVASAVAIWFIVSNRTMELPVAWADGMTNLTARMGDGWNAIKARLFGRGASGQGVS
- the lptG gene encoding LPS export ABC transporter permease LptG; protein product: MMGWTLGRYFFFRYVTITFWFFIGLLALVFLIDFTELSGRTTGLPGFTYGTAVAISALRIPMIMLQTVPFVGLFSAMATLVSLNRRYELVIARSAGVSAWQFLLPCCIGALLFGALSVGVINPLAAHAFSLSEQIETELRSGKSNTVSADAAPWIRQKTSSGDTIIGARAILNQGLEMADAVFFILDAQGNIVERKDAARAFLRDGYWDLQDVKTFKDGIIKPAANDRVPTNLKPEFVQERLARPETIPFYDLPGKIEVARSFGLKADAFAMQFDSLVALPFLLVAMTLIAATVSMRFARMGQSATMILGGIIAGFLLYVVSVLVKAFGVAGFVPTVVAAWVPVIVAMFFGVTFLLYKEDG
- a CDS encoding 23S rRNA (adenine(2030)-N(6))-methyltransferase RlmJ, producing MNYRHAYHAGNFADVVKHVVLTRLLEYLKQKDKAFRVIDTHSGIGRYDLSSVEAQKTGEWQGGIGRLVDAQLGKLAAALLAPYLDAVRALNPDGGVKKYPGSPLIARHLMRKQDRLSAIELHPKDAAKLKAEFDGDFQARVIELDGWLALGAHLPPKEKRGLVLIDPPFEEEGEFGRLVDGLVKAHKRWPSGIYALWYPIKDRKAVIAFRKALKETGIPRVLDIEFEIRPSSREPSLDGSGLVVVNPPFTLEGELRTLLPALHRLLVVGRPADWTLNWLAGELAP
- a CDS encoding class I SAM-dependent methyltransferase; the protein is MTESRQAHWQGVYTKKAEAEVSWFEENPDLSLDLIAGVAPTKDVSVIDIGGGASRLVDGLLDRGFEHVAVLDVSEAALSAAKNRLGARAAKVDWLVADATEWQPLQTFDVWHDRAAFHFLTDGQDRTAYLVRMRRAVKEGGHAIIATFAPDGPERCSGLPIVRYDAASLGQTLGQGFELIGAQNHVHVTPWGATQSFQFSVFRRTASL